The window GTCGCGCTCCGCCTCCGTCCGCTCCTCCGGGTCCTCGCCTGCTGGCTCGTGGCCCTGTGCGCCCTCGGGGGGGGCGCGGTCCACGCGCGGGCCCAGGAAGGGACCTCCGCTCTCCTGGTGACCGCGGCGTCGCAGGCGTCGGGGAGCCCCGTCATGGGCGCCCGGGTCACCGTCGTGGGCACCGGGATCTCCGGGACCACCGACACGCGCGGGACGCTCCGCATGGTGGGCGTCCCCTCCGGCGTGCAGACGGTGGAGGTCCGCCGGCTGGGGTACGCCACCCGGCTCAAGCTGGTGAGCCTGGAGCCCGGCCGCTCCGCCGCCCTGGACTTCTCGCTGGAGGTGGAGGCGATCCCGGTGGCGGCCATCCGCGTGGAGGCGAAGGCGCGCGACTGGGGCGCCGAGTACCTGGAGGCGGCCGGCTTCGCCCGGCGCCGCAGGATCGGCCTCGGCTCCTTCATCACCCGCGCGGACCTGGAGCGCCGCAACCCCACCTTCCTGAGCGACGCGCTGCGCACCGTCCCCGGAA of the Longimicrobiaceae bacterium genome contains:
- a CDS encoding carboxypeptidase regulatory-like domain-containing protein; translated protein: MVALRLRPLLRVLACWLVALCALGGGAVHARAQEGTSALLVTAASQASGSPVMGARVTVVGTGISGTTDTRGTLRMVGVPSGVQTVEVRRLGYATRLKLVSLEPGRSAALDFSLEVEAIPVAAIRVEAKARDWGAEYLEAAGFARRRRIGLGSFITRADLERRNPTFLSDALRTVPGIHFQPNGIRGDAYVTMVRSSGGPPCPIQYYVDGTLIGPGFNIDEIRATDVQGLEVYRGASQVPPEFNRRTAACGVIAVWTRPR